One genomic region from Neoarius graeffei isolate fNeoGra1 chromosome 4, fNeoGra1.pri, whole genome shotgun sequence encodes:
- the lmo4b gene encoding LIM domain transcription factor LMO4b translates to MVNPGGSAQSAPVGAGTMSWKRCAGCGGKIADRFLLYAMDSYWHSRCLKCSCCQAQLGEIGTSCYTKSGMILCRNDYIRLFGNSGACSACGQSIPASELVMRAQGNVYHLKCFTCSTCRNRLVPGDRFHYINGSLFCEHDRPTALMNGHLSSLQTNPLLPDQKVC, encoded by the exons ATGGTGAACCCAGGAGGCAGTGCGCAGTCTGCACCAGTTGGAGCTGGTACCATGTCATGGAAGCGCTGTGCGGGCTGTGGAGGGAAGATCGCCGACCGCTTCCTCCTCTATGCCATGGACAGCTACTGGCACAGCCGCTGCCTCAAATGCTCGTGCTGCCAAGCTCAGCTCGGAGAGATCGGCACCTCGTGCTACACCAAGAGCGGCATGATCCTGTGCAGAAATGACTACATCAG gttatTTGGAAACAGCGGGGCATGCAGTGCCTGTGGCCAGTCCATCCCAGCCAGTGAACTGGTTATGAGGGCACAGGGCAACGTGTACCACCTCAAG TGTTTCACGTGTTCTACCTGCCGGAACCGGCTGGTCCCTGGAGACCGGTTCCACTACATCAACGGCAGCTTGTTCTGCGAACACGATAGACCCACAGCGCTCATGAACGGCCACTTGAGTTCACTGCAGACGAACCCACTACTTCCTGATCAGAAG gtGTGTTAG